The following coding sequences lie in one Agrobacterium vitis genomic window:
- a CDS encoding invasion associated locus B family protein, giving the protein MKIAKIVAIMVAANVASTVAFSQDSNGRPNAPSSLSETYEDWTVACSKRNESRVCSTFQRQVQQNGQQVLGIELTPAADKSIKGSLVLPFGLDLDKGVAFAIDDTPPGKSSRFSTCLPSGCLVSLTFTDKGANALKSGKSLKLIAYAYGGGADVPFTISLKGLASGLDRIAVLSK; this is encoded by the coding sequence ATGAAGATCGCCAAAATTGTTGCGATCATGGTGGCCGCGAATGTTGCGTCCACCGTCGCTTTTTCACAAGACAGCAATGGTCGCCCCAATGCTCCGTCTTCGCTTTCCGAAACCTATGAGGACTGGACGGTTGCCTGCTCGAAGCGCAACGAAAGCCGTGTCTGCTCGACATTTCAACGACAGGTGCAGCAAAATGGCCAGCAGGTTCTTGGCATCGAACTCACGCCTGCCGCCGACAAGAGTATAAAGGGTTCGCTCGTTCTGCCTTTTGGGCTGGACCTGGATAAGGGGGTCGCATTTGCGATAGACGATACGCCGCCTGGCAAGTCCTCGCGGTTCTCGACATGCCTTCCCTCCGGCTGCCTCGTATCCCTGACATTTACAGATAAGGGGGCTAACGCATTGAAAAGTGGTAAATCGCTAAAACTCATTGCTTACGCATATGGTGGCGGTGCAGATGTTCCGTTCACGATTTCCTTGAAAGGTCTGGCAAGCGGGCTCGACAGGATCGCTGTCCTGTCGAAGTGA
- a CDS encoding response regulator transcription factor, protein MTDEFIIIADDHPIFREGIFALVRQLLPHSKIASTDTLDAALEIARANPFPPSMFILDLFFEGNNIVSNLRALREEFRLASIVVVTMASDKALVDTVMNAGINGFINKAALPDEIKEILRAVREGDVVVQVPVSTNAIASYASPTLSQRQLDVLHLLAEGRTNKEIAIILGISPFTVRIHVSAIFRSLGVATRAGAVTKGIAMGLVPTSPGSSERNSDSR, encoded by the coding sequence ATGACTGACGAATTCATTATTATCGCTGATGATCACCCGATATTCCGGGAGGGCATTTTCGCTTTGGTTCGGCAGCTTTTGCCGCATTCAAAAATTGCGTCCACCGATACTCTCGACGCCGCTCTCGAAATTGCAAGAGCCAACCCTTTCCCGCCCAGCATGTTCATCCTGGACCTGTTTTTTGAGGGAAACAATATCGTATCGAATTTGCGTGCGCTTCGCGAAGAGTTTCGCCTGGCGTCGATCGTCGTGGTCACTATGGCCAGCGACAAAGCTTTGGTCGATACTGTCATGAATGCCGGGATCAATGGGTTCATCAATAAAGCAGCCCTGCCGGATGAGATAAAGGAAATCCTGCGGGCGGTTCGCGAAGGTGACGTCGTTGTCCAGGTACCGGTCTCGACGAACGCCATTGCCAGTTATGCCAGCCCGACGCTAAGCCAGCGCCAGCTCGACGTTTTGCATCTCCTTGCCGAGGGCCGGACCAATAAGGAGATCGCCATCATTCTTGGTATTTCTCCTTTCACGGTTCGCATCCATGTCTCGGCTATTTTCCGCTCACTTGGCGTGGCGACCCGCGCCGGGGCCGTGACCAAGGGGATTGCCATGGGATTGGTGCCGACCTCTCCTGGCTCATCGGAACGGAACTCCGATTCCAGGTAG
- a CDS encoding YhcH/YjgK/YiaL family protein — protein sequence MITGSLHHWQFYRATLPACIIRAIEAVTALDLPNLPTGRHEIDGEDIFLLIQELSTKPADQLRPEAHRRYIDIQILLEGREAYGVAFPDPHLVPIDDRLETQDIAFYPARPSEYSVELNADDFIVFFPGEFHRPCCEIGAPLAIRKAVIKVDARLLASH from the coding sequence ATGATCACCGGCTCTCTTCATCATTGGCAATTTTACCGCGCCACTTTGCCGGCCTGTATCATCCGCGCCATAGAGGCCGTCACGGCTCTCGATCTGCCCAACCTGCCCACGGGACGACATGAGATCGACGGCGAGGACATTTTCCTGCTGATCCAGGAACTGTCGACCAAACCGGCGGACCAGCTTCGGCCAGAGGCTCATCGCCGCTATATCGATATCCAGATCCTGCTTGAGGGACGGGAAGCCTATGGCGTGGCCTTTCCCGACCCTCACCTTGTTCCGATTGACGACCGCCTGGAGACGCAGGATATCGCCTTTTATCCCGCACGACCCAGTGAGTATTCTGTGGAGCTTAATGCCGACGATTTCATCGTGTTCTTCCCGGGAGAGTTTCACCGTCCCTGCTGCGAGATCGGAGCCCCCTTGGCAATCCGCAAAGCAGTCATCAAGGTCGATGCCAGGCTGCTGGCGTCTCATTAA
- a CDS encoding hybrid sensor histidine kinase/response regulator, whose amino-acid sequence MRNDASFDTERAQAIMRIAVIFITAAYVMPLVANGVTPPEGQSFYWLFAIYIPYSFLLLLWIVLRPGVNMLRRTLVTLLDYTFTTFAMSVGGAPLFPIAALVVWHTVVSGLRFGPRHLLPATALALSSFAIATYFNVYWQQNPYVVLTFIMMAILAPSYTLAFLLRLQSAYAAEQEANLSKSRFLAHASHDLRQPIHAISLFTACLRDAGLKQEELAMVDNIDRSLQSVSRLFKSLLDISTLDSGKLIPQMETVAIADILNEVVDQNMEAAQKAGSQLRLVNCTRFVAVDRSLLNTILQNILSNAIKYAGGRKIVIGCRRSGGGLTIQVYDQGPGIAPEHHLRIFDEFYQVRERGDKDVDGVGLGLAIVKRLGTLMGLQVSLRSVVGAGTAISVSGLKIAVPMKVLSAEQIAPSATNPAHGVRVLLVEDDEAVLLATASLLRKWGCTVQAETAIPSVLHHCDLLITDFDLGGRMTGTECIAKVRQLAGWKVPAVVMTGHAPSRVIEDIADSDIPILSKPVRPAELRSAILLPGIGVPFR is encoded by the coding sequence ATGCGCAACGATGCTTCATTCGATACCGAGCGGGCGCAGGCAATCATGCGCATTGCCGTTATTTTCATAACCGCCGCCTATGTCATGCCTCTGGTTGCAAATGGTGTGACGCCTCCAGAAGGGCAAAGTTTCTATTGGCTGTTTGCGATCTACATCCCCTACTCCTTCTTGCTGCTCCTGTGGATCGTTCTGCGGCCAGGCGTCAACATGCTGCGGCGAACCCTCGTGACGCTGCTCGACTACACGTTCACGACGTTTGCGATGTCCGTCGGCGGGGCGCCACTTTTCCCGATCGCAGCGCTGGTCGTCTGGCACACGGTTGTCAGCGGCTTACGTTTCGGCCCCAGGCATTTGCTCCCAGCGACGGCATTGGCGCTGAGTTCTTTCGCAATCGCCACTTATTTCAATGTCTATTGGCAGCAGAACCCTTATGTCGTGCTGACATTCATAATGATGGCAATCCTCGCGCCGTCCTACACACTGGCATTCTTGCTGCGACTTCAAAGTGCCTATGCCGCCGAGCAGGAAGCAAATCTGTCGAAATCGCGGTTCCTTGCCCATGCAAGCCATGACCTTCGTCAGCCTATCCATGCCATCAGCCTGTTTACGGCTTGCCTGCGCGACGCAGGGCTGAAACAGGAAGAACTGGCGATGGTCGACAATATCGATCGATCGCTGCAAAGCGTGTCACGGCTCTTCAAATCCTTGCTCGATATTTCCACCCTGGACAGCGGCAAACTGATCCCGCAGATGGAAACGGTGGCAATTGCCGATATCCTCAATGAGGTTGTCGATCAGAATATGGAGGCCGCACAAAAAGCCGGGTCACAGCTACGGCTCGTCAATTGCACGCGTTTTGTTGCGGTTGATCGGTCTCTGCTGAATACGATTCTGCAAAATATCCTGAGCAACGCGATTAAATATGCCGGGGGCCGTAAAATCGTGATCGGCTGCCGCCGCAGTGGCGGCGGCCTGACCATTCAGGTCTATGACCAGGGCCCAGGCATTGCGCCAGAGCATCATCTTCGCATATTCGACGAGTTTTATCAGGTCCGTGAGCGGGGTGACAAGGATGTCGACGGGGTCGGCCTGGGCTTGGCAATCGTCAAGCGCCTCGGCACCCTCATGGGGTTGCAGGTCTCATTGCGGTCGGTCGTCGGAGCGGGAACGGCGATCTCCGTATCGGGATTGAAGATTGCCGTCCCCATGAAGGTTTTGAGCGCGGAGCAGATAGCGCCATCCGCTACCAATCCGGCTCATGGCGTGCGCGTGCTGCTCGTTGAAGACGATGAGGCCGTGCTGCTTGCCACAGCCAGCCTGCTGCGCAAATGGGGCTGTACGGTTCAGGCAGAAACAGCGATACCCTCCGTGCTGCACCATTGCGATCTGCTGATAACGGATTTTGACCTTGGCGGACGCATGACAGGCACGGAATGTATCGCCAAGGTTCGCCAGCTTGCCGGTTGGAAAGTCCCGGCGGTGGTGATGACGGGACACGCTCCCTCAAGAGTGATCGAGGATATCGCCGACAGTGACATACCGATCCTCTCGAAGCCCGTTCGCCCTGCTGAGCTTCGCTCGGCAATCCTGCTACCTGGAATCGGAGTTCCGTTCCGATGA
- the katG gene encoding catalase/peroxidase HPI, whose product MDTKVETGGKCPVAHGPAGAKGRGNRDWWPEQLDVQILHQKNKIADPMGPDFDYAEEFRKLDYEALKSDLHALMTDSQDWWPADFGHYGGLFVRMAWHSAGTYRITDGRGGAGAGQQRFAPLNSWPDNANLDKARRLLWPIKQKYGNKISWADLFVLTGNVALESMGFKTFGFAGGRADTWEPEELFWGPEGTWLGDERYSGERQLSEPLGAVQMGLIYVNPEGPNGNPDPIAAARDIRETFSRMAMNDEETVALIAGGHTFGKTHGAGDPSLIGAEPEGGALEDQGLGWKSKFGTGFGADTITGGPEVTWTQTPTRWSNFFFENLFNFEWELTKSPAGAHQWKAKNAEPSIPDAHDPSKKHLPTMLTTDLSLRFDPAYEKISRRFLENPDQFADAFARAWFKLTHRDMGPKVRYVGPEVPSEDLIWQDVIPPVDHPLVDDRDVADLKAKVLASGLSVQELVSTAWASASTFRGSDKRGGANGARIRLAPQKDWDVNHPAQLAKVLGVLEGIQQEFNAAQSGGKKISLADLIVLAGAAGVEKAAKAGGHDVTVPFTPGRTDASQEQTDVASFNALKPRADAFRNYLSGHQFMKPEEALVDRARLLTLTAPEMTVLIGGLRVLKAGQPEHGVLTRNPETLTNDFFVNLLDMRTQWAPVAGQEGVYEGRDRKSGELLWTGTRVDLIFGSHSQLRALAEVYAQSDIKEKFVKDFVAAWTKVMNADRFDLV is encoded by the coding sequence ATGGATACCAAGGTTGAAACTGGTGGAAAATGTCCGGTTGCGCACGGGCCAGCTGGCGCGAAGGGTCGGGGCAACCGCGATTGGTGGCCTGAACAGCTCGATGTGCAGATCCTTCACCAAAAGAACAAAATCGCCGATCCAATGGGCCCTGACTTCGATTATGCCGAAGAATTCAGGAAGCTCGACTATGAAGCCCTGAAGAGCGATCTTCATGCGCTGATGACCGATTCTCAGGATTGGTGGCCAGCCGACTTCGGCCATTACGGTGGCCTCTTCGTCCGCATGGCATGGCATAGTGCTGGCACCTATCGCATCACCGATGGCCGCGGCGGCGCAGGCGCCGGGCAGCAGCGTTTTGCGCCGCTCAACAGCTGGCCGGACAATGCAAATCTGGACAAGGCACGCCGTCTGCTCTGGCCGATCAAGCAGAAATACGGCAACAAGATTTCCTGGGCTGATCTTTTCGTTCTGACCGGCAATGTCGCCCTGGAATCCATGGGCTTCAAGACCTTCGGTTTCGCTGGCGGACGCGCCGACACATGGGAACCGGAAGAACTGTTCTGGGGTCCAGAAGGCACCTGGTTGGGCGATGAACGCTACAGTGGCGAACGCCAGCTATCCGAGCCGCTCGGCGCCGTGCAGATGGGCCTTATCTACGTCAACCCGGAAGGCCCCAATGGCAATCCGGATCCGATCGCTGCGGCCCGTGACATCCGCGAAACGTTTAGCCGTATGGCAATGAACGACGAGGAAACCGTCGCATTGATCGCCGGCGGCCATACGTTCGGAAAAACGCATGGCGCAGGCGACCCATCCCTGATCGGAGCGGAGCCGGAAGGCGGCGCGCTCGAAGATCAGGGCCTCGGCTGGAAAAGCAAATTCGGCACTGGCTTTGGTGCCGACACGATCACTGGGGGACCGGAAGTCACCTGGACGCAGACCCCGACCCGTTGGAGCAATTTCTTCTTTGAAAACCTCTTCAACTTCGAATGGGAACTGACAAAAAGCCCGGCTGGCGCCCATCAGTGGAAGGCCAAGAACGCCGAACCCTCCATCCCGGATGCCCATGATCCGTCCAAGAAGCATCTTCCAACCATGCTGACGACAGACCTGTCGCTGCGTTTCGATCCGGCTTACGAAAAGATCTCGCGCCGCTTCCTGGAAAACCCCGATCAGTTCGCTGATGCTTTCGCCCGCGCCTGGTTTAAGTTGACCCACCGCGACATGGGGCCAAAGGTTCGTTATGTCGGTCCGGAAGTGCCTTCAGAAGATCTCATCTGGCAGGATGTCATTCCTCCCGTCGATCATCCGCTTGTCGACGATAGGGATGTGGCCGATCTGAAAGCCAAGGTTCTGGCGTCTGGTCTTTCGGTGCAGGAACTGGTTTCGACGGCATGGGCATCGGCTTCGACCTTCCGGGGTTCCGACAAGCGCGGCGGTGCCAATGGCGCCCGCATCCGTCTTGCTCCGCAGAAGGACTGGGACGTCAACCACCCGGCGCAGCTTGCCAAGGTCCTTGGCGTTCTCGAAGGGATCCAGCAGGAATTTAATGCCGCGCAATCCGGGGGTAAAAAGATTTCCCTCGCCGATCTGATCGTGCTTGCCGGTGCAGCAGGCGTTGAGAAAGCAGCCAAGGCTGGCGGTCACGATGTCACCGTTCCGTTTACCCCAGGCCGGACAGATGCGTCGCAGGAACAGACCGATGTCGCCTCCTTCAATGCATTGAAACCACGCGCCGATGCTTTCCGCAACTATCTGAGCGGGCATCAATTCATGAAGCCGGAAGAAGCACTTGTCGACCGTGCTCGGCTTCTGACCCTGACGGCACCTGAAATGACCGTTCTCATCGGTGGTCTGCGCGTGTTGAAGGCTGGCCAGCCGGAACATGGTGTCCTCACCCGCAATCCCGAGACGCTGACGAATGATTTCTTCGTCAACCTGCTCGACATGCGCACGCAGTGGGCGCCAGTTGCAGGCCAGGAGGGCGTCTATGAAGGTCGAGATCGCAAGAGCGGCGAACTGCTTTGGACCGGGACGCGCGTGGATCTGATCTTCGGATCGCACTCGCAGCTTCGCGCCTTGGCGGAAGTCTATGCGCAGTCGGATATCAAGGAAAAGTTCGTCAAAGACTTCGTTGCGGCCTGGACGAAAGTGATGAACGCTGATCGTTTCGATCTGGTCTGA